Part of the bacterium genome, GGCCTCCGGGAACAAGAAGGCGCCGGGACGGTCCTCGGAGCGCCGGGCGCGGCAGGCATGGCTGCGCTTGGCGGCCTCCCATGACGGCCGGGAGATCCAGAGCCTGGCCGAGCGGATCGCGGAAAAGGCGGGGCGGCCATGAACCCCAAACAGGTGGACCGCTTCTTCAAGGGCCTGGCCAGGGATTTCCGGCGGGAGGCGGTCGTCTATTTGACCGGGGCGGCGGCAGGGTCCCTGATGGGCAATGTGCGGCCGAGCCTGGACATCGACTTCGGGGTCCAGGCGCCCGGCGGCGGGGCCGCCTGGGCCGAGCTGGAAAAGGCCATCGACCGCAACAAGCTCCTGACCGGACTGGCCGTCAATTACGGCGAGGACATCGACCGTTGGGGCCAGATCACCCTGCTGGATTATCAAAGGCACGCCAAGCCCTACAAGAAATTCGGGAAACTGGACGTGCGCGTCCTGGCTCCGGCCTATTGGTCCATCGGCAAGATGACCCGGTTCCTGGAACCCGATGTCCGGGACATGGCCGCGGTCTTCAAGGCCCAAAAGGTGCCCGCCCTGGACCTGGTCCGGATCTGGGGAAGGGCGGTCAAGGCCAGCCCTCGCTCGGCGGCCCAGTTCCAGTTCGCCCGTCAGGTGGAACATTTCCTCTCGGCCGAAGGCCCGGGGATCTGGGGGGGAAAGTTCGACTTGGAGGGGACCTTGAAGGCGTTCCGCAAAAGCGCCGGGATCCGCTGAGGCTGCCACCGCAAGGCAAGGCTTTCACCACGGAGACACGGAGAACGGCTGAGGCTGAACCTCGAACCGTGGAAGGATAGGCTGTTCACCACGGAGGGCACTGAGAGCACGGAGAAGTCTTCAAGGCGGCCATCCCACAGGGGCAAAGCCCCTGGCCCTTTGGGCCCTGGCGCCGATGCGAAGGGTCGGGAAAGTCTTCGCTTTCCCGGACCCTCCGATCGGCTCCAGGACGGGATGGCCTTGAGCGTCCACTTCGATCGGCTTGGTGGTGAAAGACGGATGCTGTCTCCGTACCTCCGAGGCTCCGTGGTGAGGACTCTGTTTCGGACGGCTTGGTGACCTTAGTGAGCCTCGCAGGGGCTTGGTGGTGAAAGGGTGCACGCTGTCCCCGTACCTCCGTGGTAAGGCCTTGGCGGCGAAGATTCGTTGCCGTGGATTTTTCCGGCCCCCCGAATTATCCTGACCTTACCTTGTACAAACTCCTCAAACCCATCCTCTTCCGCCTGGATCCCGAGACCGCCCATCATGGGGCCTTGGGAGCCCTCGGTCTTCTGGAGCCCTTCCTGCCCCTTGGCGGCGCCTTTTGGCGGGTCCGGGACCCCCGGTTGGAACGGAAGGTCCTCGGCCTCAAGTTCCCCAACCCCATCGGCCTGGCCGCCGGGCTCGACAAGAAGGGGGAACGGGTCCTTTCCTGGGAAAGGCTGGGCTTCGGTTTCGCCGAACTGGGCACCTTCACCGCCAAGGCCCAGCCGGGCAATGACCTCCCCCGTGTCTTCCGCTATCCCGCCCAACGGGCCCTCATCAACCGGATGGGATTCCCCAACCCCGGCGCGAGGGTGGTGGCCCAAAAACTCAAGGTCTTGAAGGCCCGGGGGAAGTGGCCCTTAAGCCCGGTGGGGATCAATATCGGGAAGAGCAAGGCGGCGCCCTTGGAAGGCGCGGCGGAGGATTACCTGGAATCCCTGGAAGCCCTTCTCCCCGTTTCCGATTACATCGCCGTCAACGTCAGCTCGCCCAACACGCCGGGCCTGCGCAAGCTCCAGGACGCCAAGCCCTTGAAGAAACT contains:
- a CDS encoding quinone-dependent dihydroorotate dehydrogenase produces the protein MYKLLKPILFRLDPETAHHGALGALGLLEPFLPLGGAFWRVRDPRLERKVLGLKFPNPIGLAAGLDKKGERVLSWERLGFGFAELGTFTAKAQPGNDLPRVFRYPAQRALINRMGFPNPGARVVAQKLKVLKARGKWPLSPVGINIGKSKAAPLEGAAEDYLESLEALLPVSDYIAVNVSSPNTPGLRKLQDAKPLKKLLTALVRRAGKTPVLLKLAPDLEARPLKEAVSTALAAGCRGLIATNTTLSRQGLPAGTYPEGGLSGAPLRERSTQVLAAISQMTRGRVPLVAAGGVFTPEDVRRKMEAGASLVQVYTGFIYEGPGLPARLCRGLLKDGSTAKTLRPFTTETRRTRRTAEAEPRTVEG